The following are encoded together in the Paenibacillus antri genome:
- the serC gene encoding 3-phosphoserine/phosphohydroxythreonine transaminase — MTKRAYNFNAGPAALPLSVLQTAAEQMTNFEGTGMSVMEMSHRSENYERLNNETQGLFRTLFGIPDGYKVLFLQGGASTQFAMVPMNLLPAGKTAAFVVHGAWSTKAYKEAKLFGDAVTIASSKESGFKSVPDLSKSALPDNTAYLHVTSNETIEGVQFDAFPETGEVPLIADMSSDILSRPLDVSKFSLIYAGAQKNLGPSGVTVVIAKDELVDKSPEHLATMLRYDTHAANNSLYNTPPSFSVYIMNLVLRWIESEGGLAGIERRNVEKTNLIYQAIDESEGFYRGHADAPYRSRMNITFRLSNEDDEKAFLKAADAAGFVGLKGHRSVGGCRASTYNAVPYEACAALAEFMHDFRRKRQ; from the coding sequence GTGACGAAGAGAGCATACAACTTTAACGCGGGGCCGGCGGCGCTGCCGCTGTCGGTGCTGCAGACGGCCGCCGAACAGATGACGAATTTCGAGGGAACGGGCATGTCCGTCATGGAGATGTCGCACCGCAGCGAAAACTACGAGCGGCTGAACAACGAGACGCAAGGCTTGTTCCGCACGTTGTTCGGCATCCCGGACGGCTATAAGGTTTTGTTCCTGCAGGGCGGCGCGAGCACGCAGTTCGCGATGGTGCCGATGAATTTGCTGCCGGCGGGCAAGACGGCGGCGTTCGTCGTCCACGGCGCGTGGAGCACGAAAGCTTATAAGGAAGCGAAGCTGTTCGGCGACGCCGTGACGATAGCATCCTCCAAGGAGAGCGGCTTCAAGAGCGTGCCGGATTTGTCGAAGTCGGCGCTGCCGGACAATACCGCGTACCTCCACGTCACCTCGAACGAGACGATCGAGGGCGTGCAGTTCGACGCGTTCCCGGAAACCGGCGAGGTGCCGCTCATCGCGGATATGTCCAGCGATATCTTGAGCCGTCCGCTCGACGTGTCGAAGTTCTCGCTCATCTATGCGGGCGCGCAGAAAAATCTCGGCCCGTCCGGCGTTACCGTCGTGATCGCGAAGGACGAGCTCGTCGACAAGTCGCCGGAGCATCTCGCGACGATGCTGCGTTACGACACGCATGCGGCGAACAATTCGTTGTACAATACGCCGCCGTCCTTCTCCGTCTATATCATGAATCTCGTGCTTCGGTGGATCGAATCCGAGGGCGGACTCGCGGGCATCGAACGCCGCAACGTGGAGAAGACGAACCTCATCTACCAGGCGATCGACGAGAGCGAAGGCTTCTACCGCGGTCACGCGGACGCGCCGTACCGCTCGCGCATGAACATTACGTTCCGCCTGTCGAACGAGGACGACGAGAAGGCGTTCTTGAAGGCGGCGGACGCGGCCGGCTTCGTCGGGCTGAAGGGGCATCGCAGCGTCGGCGGCTGCCGCGCGTCGACGTACAACGCCGTGCCGTACGAGGCATGCGCCGCGCTGGCGGAGTTCATGCACGATTTCCGTCGGAAACGGCAATAA